A region from the Beduinella massiliensis genome encodes:
- a CDS encoding metal-sensing transcriptional repressor, which produces MQADHDTVARLLRTARGQIDGVLKMVDEDRYCIDIANQLLAAEAVLRKAHTEVLRAHMKGCVREAAQNGNVDEKIDEVMDILTKLSK; this is translated from the coding sequence ATGCAGGCGGATCACGATACGGTGGCGCGGCTGCTGCGCACTGCGCGCGGCCAGATCGACGGCGTGCTCAAGATGGTGGACGAGGACCGCTATTGCATCGACATCGCCAACCAGCTGCTCGCTGCGGAGGCTGTGCTGCGCAAGGCGCATACCGAGGTGCTGCGCGCGCACATGAAGGGCTGCGTGCGCGAGGCCGCGCAGAACGGCAACGTCGATGAGAAGATCGACGAGGTCATGGATATCCTGACGAAGCTGTCCAAATGA
- a CDS encoding helix-turn-helix domain-containing protein: METGLGAQIAALRRAKGLTQGQLAEAVGVSPPAVSKWETDKSCPDIALLCPLARALGTDVDTLLQFEEKLSEERALQLSNEVLELARTGDSAQAERLLEERLHQYPSNATLMYYAAIAFTMFGMFDPKADEDEKLRWRRRKKELLEAVRRDRESAYWQQAALQLATLATLDGELEEAEASLRTLPEHALDTTIAWVELHLKRGETEEALKAVQKRLYILIRQVESCLMLRMREELEPDAQRARAIAEIYRGVETLFGCSGGMYEGFCAELYKRDGSVREERESMTRFIEAYAGEAASPNPLLFAPGVQIAPGQPAATREMREMLLKGIEQDAQCTTFLEDDRFRAAVEKLRASL, translated from the coding sequence ATGGAAACAGGGCTTGGCGCGCAGATTGCGGCGCTTCGAAGGGCCAAAGGCCTCACGCAGGGACAGCTGGCGGAGGCCGTGGGCGTATCCCCGCCCGCCGTCAGCAAGTGGGAAACGGACAAGTCCTGCCCGGATATCGCGCTCCTCTGTCCGCTTGCGCGTGCACTGGGCACCGACGTGGACACGCTGCTGCAGTTCGAGGAGAAGCTATCGGAGGAACGCGCCTTGCAGCTCAGCAACGAGGTGTTGGAGCTTGCCAGGACGGGGGACAGCGCGCAGGCTGAAAGGCTGCTGGAGGAGCGATTGCACCAGTACCCATCGAACGCCACGCTGATGTATTACGCGGCCATCGCGTTTACGATGTTCGGGATGTTCGATCCCAAGGCCGACGAGGACGAGAAGCTCAGGTGGCGCAGGCGCAAGAAGGAGCTGCTCGAGGCGGTGCGACGGGATCGCGAAAGCGCGTATTGGCAGCAGGCGGCTTTGCAGCTCGCCACCCTCGCGACGCTGGACGGCGAGCTGGAAGAGGCGGAGGCGAGCCTGCGCACGCTGCCGGAACACGCGCTCGATACCACGATCGCCTGGGTGGAGCTCCACCTCAAGCGCGGCGAGACGGAAGAGGCGCTGAAGGCGGTGCAAAAGCGGCTGTACATCCTGATTCGCCAGGTAGAAAGCTGCCTGATGCTGCGCATGCGCGAGGAATTGGAGCCGGACGCCCAGCGTGCGCGCGCTATTGCAGAGATTTATCGCGGTGTGGAGACGCTCTTTGGTTGCAGCGGCGGGATGTACGAGGGCTTTTGCGCGGAGCTTTACAAGCGCGATGGATCTGTGCGCGAGGAGCGGGAAAGCATGACCCGCTTCATAGAGGCATACGCGGGCGAAGCGGCTTCGCCCAATCCGCTGCTGTTCGCGCCCGGCGTGCAGATTGCGCCGGGGCAGCCGGCCGCGACGCGCGAGATGCGCGAAATGCTGCTGAAGGGAATCGAGCAGGATGCGCAATGTACGACGTTTTTAGAGGACGACCGCTTTCGGGCGGCGGTTGAGAAGCTGCGCGCGAGCCTTTGA
- the kduI gene encoding 5-dehydro-4-deoxy-D-glucuronate isomerase has product MQLNVRYPSHPEDAKHYTTERLRKDYLIETVFVPDEAVFTYSHFDRIIAGGVMPVNQAVELTGSKELASDTFLQRREMGCINVGGRGTITVDGTVYDLLPLDGLYVGMGAKELKLESADPKNPAKFYINTCPAHKTYPNVKVDIEKAAKRPLGSTETCNKRVINQYFHPDVMQSCQLCMGMTVLEPGSNWNSMPCHTHERRMEVYFYFDLKDNNVVFHMMGEPQETRHLVMHNEQAVISPSWSIHTGVGTSNYTFIWGMCGENQEFDDMDNLNPLDLK; this is encoded by the coding sequence ATGCAACTGAACGTACGCTATCCCAGCCATCCTGAGGATGCGAAGCACTACACCACCGAGCGCCTGCGCAAGGACTACCTCATTGAAACCGTCTTCGTGCCCGACGAAGCCGTATTCACCTACAGCCACTTCGACCGCATCATCGCGGGCGGCGTCATGCCCGTGAACCAGGCGGTGGAGCTCACCGGCAGCAAGGAGCTGGCGTCCGACACCTTCCTGCAGCGCCGGGAAATGGGCTGCATCAACGTGGGCGGCAGGGGCACCATCACCGTGGACGGCACCGTCTACGACCTGCTGCCCCTTGACGGCCTGTACGTGGGCATGGGTGCGAAGGAGCTGAAGCTCGAAAGCGCCGATCCCAAGAACCCCGCGAAGTTCTACATCAATACCTGCCCGGCGCACAAGACCTACCCGAACGTCAAGGTGGACATCGAAAAGGCCGCCAAGCGTCCTCTGGGCTCCACAGAGACGTGCAACAAGCGCGTCATCAACCAGTACTTCCACCCGGACGTCATGCAGAGCTGCCAGCTTTGCATGGGCATGACGGTGCTGGAGCCGGGCAGCAACTGGAATTCCATGCCCTGCCACACGCACGAGCGCCGCATGGAGGTCTACTTCTACTTCGACCTCAAGGACAACAACGTCGTCTTCCACATGATGGGCGAGCCGCAGGAGACGCGCCACCTCGTCATGCACAACGAGCAGGCGGTCATTTCGCCCTCCTGGTCGATCCACACGGGCGTGGGCACCAGCAACTACACCTTTATCTGGGGCATGTGCGGCGAGAACCAGGAGTTCGACGACATGGACAACTTAAACCCCCTCGACCTCAAGTAA
- a CDS encoding zinc metallopeptidase yields the protein MFFYDWTMIIVLPALLLALYAQSKVSSTFNRYSKVYARSGLTAAQAADAIMRQNGITDVRIERVRGNLTDHYDPRARILRLSDGVYDSTSIAALGVAAHEAGHAVQHAQGYMPLEIRNVFAPVASIGSNAAIPLFILGLLFSWEPLVTVGLVCFSFAVVFSLITLPVEFNASSRAVASLSGYGYLSQEETDGAQKVLNAAALTYVASALTAILQLARLFILSGRSRRD from the coding sequence ATGTTCTTCTACGACTGGACGATGATCATCGTGTTGCCCGCCCTGCTGCTGGCGCTGTACGCGCAGTCGAAGGTATCGAGCACATTTAACCGCTATTCCAAGGTTTACGCCCGCTCCGGGCTCACCGCCGCGCAGGCCGCGGACGCGATCATGCGCCAAAACGGCATCACCGACGTGCGCATCGAGCGCGTGCGCGGCAACCTGACCGACCACTACGACCCGCGCGCTCGCATACTCCGTCTGTCGGACGGCGTGTACGATTCCACCTCCATCGCGGCGCTGGGCGTAGCGGCGCACGAAGCGGGACACGCCGTGCAGCACGCGCAGGGGTACATGCCGCTGGAGATTCGCAACGTGTTCGCGCCGGTCGCATCGATCGGCTCCAACGCGGCCATTCCGCTTTTCATCCTCGGACTCCTCTTCTCATGGGAGCCGCTGGTAACCGTCGGCCTGGTGTGCTTCTCGTTCGCCGTGGTCTTCTCGCTCATCACCCTGCCGGTGGAGTTCAACGCCTCCAGCCGCGCGGTGGCCTCGCTTTCGGGCTACGGCTACCTCTCGCAGGAAGAGACGGACGGCGCGCAGAAGGTCTTAAACGCCGCAGCGCTCACCTACGTCGCCTCCGCGCTGACGGCAATCCTGCAGCTCGCGCGCCTGTTCATCCTCTCCGGCCGGAGCAGAAGGGATTAA
- a CDS encoding heavy metal translocating P-type ATPase gives MKEKFDVSGMTCASCQAHVEKAVRKVPGVKDVTVNLLSNNMVVEFEEGQSSAQEVVRAVEDAGYGASPAGAKASQSAAQPSELPAEKQMRSMRFRLIVSFLMLVPMMYVSMGHMVGLPLPHILHGTENAMSFALVQFFLALPVLYVNRAYFENGFKALLHRTPNMDSLIAIGSAASMLYGVIALFEIGYGLGHDDAERVMHFSMDLYFESAAMILALITLGKYLETRSKGKTGEAIRRLMDLAPKTATVERDGQEITLPLEEVALGDIVLVRPGGSVPVDGVIVSGQTSVDQSALTGESIPVERGEGDAVSAATINKSGFIKLRATRVGDDTTLSQIIRLVEEAGNSKAPIAKLADRISGVFVPIVIAIAVLTTVVWLLLGEEASRALSYGIAVLVISCPCALGLATPVAIMVGTGKGAEYGILFKSAEALETAHAVKTVVLDKTGTITEGRPRVTDVRTGRLADENRLLAIAASMEHASEHPLAEAVMQCASERGVKLLAVERFTSIPGRGIEAEVEGAPYLAGNAALMQERGVAMEGMQEAGEALAREGKTPLYFAQGGTQARALGVIAVADVVKPTSREAIAALKHLGIKVVMLTGDHKATAEAIRAQMGIDEAVAEVLPQDKDREVRRLQEGGRKVAMVGDGINDAPALARADVGIAIGAGTDVAIDSADVVLMRSDLADAVTAIELSHKVLGNIKMNLFWAFFYNAIGIPLAAGVFYPLLGWRLSPMFAAAAMSLSSVCVVTNALRLRFFRPHSRAEAIDQSGRRMTPAAPETAVPRAAGETKGQEEDDSGMKKIMTVEGMSCNHCKMSVEKALSAVEGVKHAEVDLEKKTAAIALAKDVSDDVLRKAVSDAGFEPGAITVKKGLLS, from the coding sequence ATGAAAGAAAAATTCGATGTCAGCGGCATGACCTGCGCTTCCTGCCAGGCGCACGTGGAAAAGGCCGTGCGAAAGGTGCCGGGCGTGAAGGACGTGACGGTCAACCTGCTTTCAAACAACATGGTGGTCGAGTTCGAGGAAGGGCAGAGCTCCGCGCAGGAGGTCGTCCGCGCGGTGGAGGACGCAGGCTACGGCGCGTCCCCCGCGGGCGCGAAAGCGTCGCAAAGCGCCGCGCAGCCCTCGGAGCTGCCCGCCGAAAAGCAGATGCGCAGCATGCGTTTTCGGCTGATCGTGTCCTTCCTGATGCTGGTGCCGATGATGTACGTCTCCATGGGGCATATGGTCGGCCTGCCGCTGCCGCACATTCTGCATGGAACGGAAAATGCGATGTCGTTCGCGCTGGTTCAGTTCTTTCTGGCGCTGCCCGTGCTGTACGTGAACCGGGCTTACTTTGAAAACGGCTTCAAGGCGCTGCTTCACCGCACGCCGAACATGGATTCCCTGATCGCTATCGGCTCGGCGGCGTCCATGCTCTACGGTGTGATCGCGCTCTTCGAGATCGGCTACGGCCTGGGGCACGACGACGCGGAGCGCGTGATGCACTTTTCGATGGACCTGTACTTCGAGTCCGCGGCGATGATCCTCGCGCTCATCACCCTGGGCAAGTACCTGGAGACGCGCTCCAAGGGCAAGACCGGCGAGGCCATCAGGCGGCTGATGGACCTCGCGCCTAAGACGGCGACGGTCGAGCGGGACGGTCAGGAAATCACGCTTCCGCTGGAAGAGGTCGCGCTGGGAGACATCGTGCTGGTGCGCCCGGGCGGCAGCGTCCCTGTGGACGGGGTGATCGTCTCCGGCCAAACGAGCGTGGATCAATCGGCGCTCACGGGCGAGAGCATTCCGGTCGAGCGCGGCGAGGGCGACGCGGTCTCTGCCGCGACGATCAACAAGAGCGGTTTCATCAAGCTGCGCGCCACGCGCGTAGGCGACGACACCACGCTCTCGCAGATCATCCGCCTCGTAGAGGAGGCGGGCAACTCCAAGGCGCCCATTGCCAAGCTGGCCGACCGCATCAGCGGCGTGTTCGTGCCGATCGTCATCGCTATCGCCGTGCTCACCACGGTCGTATGGCTGCTGCTGGGCGAGGAGGCCTCGCGCGCCCTCTCCTACGGCATCGCCGTGCTGGTCATCTCCTGCCCGTGTGCGCTGGGCCTGGCGACGCCGGTGGCGATCATGGTCGGCACCGGTAAGGGCGCGGAGTACGGCATCCTCTTCAAGTCTGCGGAGGCGCTGGAGACGGCGCATGCGGTGAAGACCGTGGTGCTGGACAAGACCGGCACGATCACCGAGGGCCGGCCGCGCGTTACGGACGTGCGCACCGGACGGCTGGCGGACGAGAACCGCCTGCTGGCCATCGCGGCCTCTATGGAGCATGCCTCCGAGCATCCCCTGGCCGAGGCGGTCATGCAGTGCGCTTCCGAGCGCGGCGTGAAGCTGCTCGCCGTCGAGCGCTTTACCTCCATTCCCGGTCGGGGCATCGAGGCGGAGGTGGAAGGTGCGCCGTATCTGGCGGGCAACGCGGCGCTGATGCAGGAGCGCGGCGTCGCGATGGAGGGTATGCAGGAGGCGGGCGAGGCGCTGGCGCGCGAGGGCAAGACGCCGCTGTACTTCGCGCAGGGCGGCACACAGGCGCGGGCGCTGGGCGTCATCGCCGTAGCCGACGTCGTGAAGCCTACCAGCCGCGAGGCCATCGCTGCGCTCAAGCATCTGGGCATCAAAGTCGTCATGCTGACGGGCGACCACAAGGCGACGGCGGAGGCGATCCGCGCCCAGATGGGCATCGACGAGGCCGTGGCCGAGGTGCTGCCCCAGGATAAGGATCGAGAGGTGCGCCGCCTGCAGGAGGGCGGCCGCAAGGTCGCCATGGTCGGCGACGGCATCAACGACGCGCCCGCGCTGGCGCGCGCGGACGTGGGGATCGCCATCGGCGCGGGCACGGACGTCGCCATCGACTCCGCGGACGTGGTGTTGATGCGAAGCGACCTGGCCGACGCGGTCACCGCAATAGAACTCAGCCACAAGGTGCTTGGGAACATCAAGATGAACCTGTTCTGGGCGTTCTTCTACAACGCGATCGGCATTCCGCTGGCGGCGGGCGTGTTCTATCCGCTGCTGGGCTGGCGGCTGTCGCCGATGTTCGCCGCTGCGGCCATGAGCCTGAGCAGCGTCTGCGTCGTCACCAACGCGCTGCGCCTACGGTTTTTCAGGCCGCATTCGCGCGCGGAGGCCATAGATCAGTCCGGCAGGAGGATGACGCCGGCAGCGCCGGAAACGGCGGTCCCGCGGGCAGCGGGCGAGACGAAAGGACAAGAGGAGGACGATTCTGGTATGAAAAAGATCATGACGGTCGAGGGCATGAGCTGTAATCACTGCAAGATGAGCGTAGAAAAGGCGCTTTCCGCGGTGGAAGGCGTAAAGCACGCGGAAGTAGACCTGGAGAAGAAGACGGCGGCCATCGCGCTTGCGAAGGACGTTTCGGACGACGTGCTGCGAAAGGCGGTCTCCGACGCGGGGTTTGAGCCGGGCGCGATTACCGTGAAGAAGGGGCTGTTGTCCTGA
- a CDS encoding alpha-amylase family glycosyl hydrolase: MYLYHDSRDSFYRHPLGAVPCGQTVRLRLRVEGDAAPDLVFLRMWNGVERREALRMLGAQDGGYLYETEVALCGHPCITWYRFEVQQGQETRIYGNAADNLGGAGLEGHLDSYQITVYDPAYDTPEWMREGVMYQIMVDRFYNGVPDGSLLRARSDVHAHTDWYERPECEIADNGDNVARDFFGGNLEGIRQKLPYLRDLGVTVLYLNPIFKARSNHKYDTGDYRQIDPMFGTEEDFSRLCADAEKQGMRVMLDGVFSHVGDDSLYFNRYGRYDSVGAYQSQHSPYASWFRFKRFPDSYDCWWGFDTLPNVNEMDPSYRSFILEDDDSVVRHWLRAGASGWRLDVADELPMEFLRTMRRRVKELSGDDAVLGEVWEDASHKVTYDKMRSYVLGDTLDSVMNYPLREALIAFLRGEKTALQASRVVESLRENYPKPFFYSLMNLLGSHDRARIIDVLSDPSVETLPREKRPDHQLTSEQRETGILRTRMMLRLIACLPGMPCIYYGDEAGMTGAGDPLCRAAYPWGREDASQLAFFKEMLRLRAAHPVLRTGEMRMLAPCADVLGVLRTAHGGRDAFGRSVREEAAVCLINRSARPITVRIPVQDAGCDLLVGASGDNIREQEGALYLTVPPQSGETFFRGRGGFESLKTTTHRESVAPLRAIG; encoded by the coding sequence ATGTACCTGTATCACGACAGCCGAGATTCCTTTTACCGTCATCCGCTCGGCGCTGTCCCCTGCGGGCAGACCGTGCGCCTGCGGCTGCGTGTCGAGGGCGACGCGGCTCCGGATCTCGTCTTCCTGCGCATGTGGAACGGCGTCGAAAGGCGCGAGGCGCTTCGCATGCTCGGCGCGCAGGACGGCGGGTACCTCTACGAAACCGAGGTCGCGCTGTGCGGCCATCCCTGTATTACCTGGTACCGTTTTGAAGTGCAGCAGGGACAGGAAACCCGGATCTACGGCAACGCCGCGGACAATCTCGGCGGCGCCGGCCTGGAAGGCCACCTGGACTCCTATCAGATCACGGTATACGACCCCGCCTACGACACGCCCGAATGGATGCGCGAGGGCGTGATGTACCAGATCATGGTGGACCGTTTTTACAACGGTGTGCCCGACGGAAGCCTGCTTCGCGCGCGCAGCGACGTGCACGCGCATACGGACTGGTACGAGCGGCCTGAATGCGAAATCGCAGACAACGGCGACAACGTGGCGCGCGACTTCTTCGGCGGAAATCTCGAGGGCATCCGTCAAAAGCTGCCTTACCTGCGCGATCTGGGCGTCACGGTGCTCTACCTCAACCCGATCTTCAAGGCCCGCTCCAATCACAAGTACGACACGGGCGATTACCGGCAAATCGATCCTATGTTCGGCACGGAGGAGGATTTTTCCCGCCTGTGTGCGGACGCGGAAAAGCAGGGCATGCGCGTGATGCTGGACGGCGTCTTCTCCCACGTGGGCGACGACAGCCTGTACTTCAACCGCTACGGCCGCTACGACAGCGTGGGCGCTTATCAGTCCCAGCACTCGCCCTACGCGAGCTGGTTTCGCTTCAAGCGCTTCCCGGATTCATACGACTGCTGGTGGGGCTTCGACACCCTGCCGAACGTCAACGAGATGGATCCTTCCTACCGCAGCTTCATCCTGGAGGACGACGACTCTGTCGTGCGCCACTGGCTGCGCGCGGGCGCGAGCGGCTGGCGGCTCGACGTCGCGGACGAGCTGCCGATGGAGTTCCTGCGCACGATGCGCAGGCGGGTGAAGGAGCTGTCCGGCGACGACGCGGTGCTGGGCGAGGTCTGGGAAGACGCCTCCCACAAGGTGACGTACGACAAGATGCGCTCCTACGTGCTGGGCGATACGCTGGACTCGGTGATGAACTACCCGCTGCGCGAAGCGCTCATCGCCTTTCTGCGCGGGGAGAAGACCGCCCTGCAGGCATCGCGCGTGGTCGAGTCCCTGCGCGAAAACTACCCCAAACCCTTCTTCTATTCCCTCATGAACCTTCTGGGCAGCCACGACCGCGCGCGCATCATCGACGTGCTGAGCGATCCCTCGGTCGAGACGCTGCCGCGTGAAAAGCGGCCGGATCACCAGCTCACATCGGAGCAGCGGGAGACCGGCATCCTCCGCACGCGCATGATGCTCCGCCTGATTGCGTGCCTGCCGGGCATGCCCTGCATCTACTATGGCGACGAGGCGGGCATGACCGGCGCGGGCGATCCGCTCTGCCGGGCCGCCTATCCGTGGGGACGCGAGGACGCGTCGCAGCTCGCCTTCTTCAAGGAAATGCTCCGCCTGCGCGCCGCGCATCCCGTGCTGCGCACGGGCGAGATGCGCATGCTCGCCCCCTGCGCCGACGTGCTGGGCGTGCTGCGCACGGCCCATGGCGGGCGGGATGCCTTCGGCCGCAGCGTACGCGAGGAAGCCGCGGTCTGCCTCATCAACCGGAGCGCCCGGCCGATCACCGTGCGCATCCCCGTGCAGGACGCGGGCTGTGACCTGCTCGTCGGCGCCTCCGGCGACAACATCCGCGAGCAGGAAGGGGCGCTCTACCTGACAGTGCCGCCGCAAAGCGGCGAAACGTTCTTTCGCGGACGCGGCGGGTTTGAGTCGCTTAAAACGACAACTCATCGGGAAAGCGTTGCGCCGCTGCGCGCCATCGGTTAA
- a CDS encoding CPBP family glutamic-type intramembrane protease, protein MLILDALRSTLLASVVFGLVPVLWWGIKGRKKTGFAKSFGLIFPRTDLRSSAIALTAYCALWAGTHLPVFTQYTQPSASAYLGLGAPAVIPIVIVSFLQTGFLEEFLFRGFISKRLVSAFGYKAGIPLQAVIFGGLHLLLASDITPVSGAVIFTTTAAGGFLLGYLAERSFKGSILPGAALHGLGNLVINLLQAFS, encoded by the coding sequence ATGCTTATACTGGATGCGCTTCGGAGCACGCTGCTGGCGAGCGTGGTATTCGGGCTCGTGCCGGTCCTCTGGTGGGGAATCAAAGGCCGGAAAAAAACGGGGTTCGCCAAATCCTTCGGGCTAATCTTCCCCAGGACAGATCTGCGGTCCAGCGCAATCGCCCTTACAGCATACTGCGCGCTCTGGGCAGGAACCCACCTGCCCGTCTTCACGCAGTATACGCAGCCCTCGGCCAGCGCGTATCTGGGGCTTGGCGCGCCCGCCGTAATCCCGATCGTCATCGTCAGCTTTTTGCAGACAGGGTTTTTGGAGGAATTCCTGTTCAGAGGATTCATCAGCAAGCGTCTGGTCAGCGCGTTTGGGTATAAGGCGGGGATTCCCCTGCAGGCCGTGATCTTCGGCGGCTTACATCTGCTTCTGGCCTCCGACATAACCCCGGTGTCCGGCGCGGTCATCTTTACGACCACCGCGGCCGGCGGCTTCCTGCTGGGCTATCTAGCCGAAAGGTCGTTTAAAGGCTCAATCCTCCCGGGGGCCGCGCTGCACGGGCTGGGCAACCTCGTCATCAACCTGCTGCAGGCGTTTTCCTGA
- a CDS encoding gluconate 5-dehydrogenase: MDFMKKFSLEGKVALITGASYGIGFAIAKAYAAAGATIVFNDIKQELVDKGLAAYQAEGIAAHGYVCDVTDEDAVQAMVAKIEQEVGVIDILVNNAGIIKRIPMCEMTAAQFRQVIDVDLNAPFIVSKAVIPSMIKKGHGKIINICSMMSELGRETVSAYAAAKGGLKMLTRNICSEYGEHNIQCNGIGPGYIETPQTAPLRERQADGSRHPFDQFIVSKTPAARWGTTDDLMGPAVFLASDASDFVNGHVLYVDGGILAYIGKQPQ; the protein is encoded by the coding sequence ATGGACTTCATGAAGAAATTCTCTCTGGAGGGCAAGGTCGCGCTCATCACCGGCGCTTCCTACGGCATTGGCTTCGCCATCGCCAAGGCGTACGCAGCGGCGGGCGCGACGATCGTCTTCAACGACATCAAGCAGGAGCTCGTGGACAAGGGACTGGCCGCCTATCAGGCGGAGGGCATCGCGGCGCACGGCTACGTCTGCGACGTGACGGACGAGGACGCGGTGCAGGCGATGGTGGCGAAGATCGAGCAGGAGGTCGGCGTGATCGACATCCTCGTGAACAACGCGGGCATCATCAAGCGCATCCCGATGTGCGAGATGACGGCGGCGCAGTTCCGTCAGGTAATCGACGTGGACCTGAACGCCCCCTTCATCGTCTCCAAGGCCGTCATCCCCTCCATGATCAAGAAGGGCCACGGCAAGATCATCAATATCTGCTCCATGATGTCCGAGCTCGGCCGCGAGACCGTCTCCGCCTACGCGGCGGCCAAGGGCGGCCTCAAGATGTTGACCCGCAACATCTGCTCGGAGTACGGCGAGCACAACATCCAGTGCAACGGCATCGGGCCGGGCTACATCGAGACGCCGCAGACCGCGCCGCTGCGCGAGCGTCAGGCGGACGGCTCCCGCCATCCGTTCGACCAGTTCATCGTCTCCAAGACGCCGGCCGCGCGCTGGGGCACGACCGATGACCTGATGGGCCCGGCGGTGTTCCTCGCCTCCGACGCCTCCGACTTCGTGAACGGCCACGTACTCTACGTGGACGGCGGCATCCTCGCCTACATCGGCAAGCAGCCGCAGTAA
- a CDS encoding helix-turn-helix domain-containing protein — MQVFSHCQDAIEECARTRRFAVAHLRSDEKPRHMHIHDCLEIYYSMSGDKQFVVEDKLYDADPGDLFVVNPFEAHRPVCAEGAAHERMIVCIHPEYLQSLSTPDTDLSACFFRRPAGFSHRVMLTESERTDFTMLLRRLSAPQGFGSDLLQNSCFVELMVLVNGLYFERHGDLGAAPNPHANERAADILTYLNERITQPVSIDTVAEAFYLSRGYVCRLFKEATGTTINKYVVARRISVAKRLLSEGKTVHEACEQSGFGDYAHFIRAFGQAVGISPKQYALGEGRRPSPGPAKGPTP; from the coding sequence ATGCAGGTATTCAGCCACTGCCAGGACGCGATCGAGGAATGCGCACGCACGCGGCGCTTCGCCGTAGCGCACCTGAGAAGCGACGAAAAGCCGCGCCATATGCACATTCACGACTGCCTGGAGATCTACTACTCCATGTCGGGCGACAAACAGTTCGTGGTCGAGGACAAGCTCTACGACGCGGACCCGGGCGATCTGTTCGTCGTCAATCCCTTTGAGGCGCACCGGCCCGTATGCGCCGAGGGCGCTGCGCACGAGCGGATGATCGTCTGCATCCATCCGGAGTACCTGCAAAGCCTTTCCACGCCGGACACGGACCTGTCGGCCTGCTTCTTCCGCCGCCCCGCGGGCTTTTCGCACCGCGTAATGCTCACGGAGAGCGAGCGGACGGACTTTACGATGCTGCTGCGCAGGCTCAGCGCGCCGCAGGGCTTCGGAAGCGACCTGCTGCAGAACAGCTGCTTCGTCGAGCTGATGGTGCTGGTAAACGGCCTGTACTTCGAGCGCCACGGCGATCTGGGCGCGGCCCCCAACCCGCACGCGAACGAACGCGCGGCGGACATCCTGACGTACCTGAACGAGCGCATCACCCAGCCGGTCTCCATCGACACGGTAGCCGAGGCGTTTTACCTTTCGCGCGGATACGTGTGCAGGCTGTTCAAGGAGGCGACCGGCACGACGATCAACAAGTACGTCGTCGCGCGGCGCATCAGCGTGGCCAAGCGCCTGCTCTCCGAGGGGAAGACCGTGCACGAGGCCTGCGAGCAGTCCGGCTTCGGCGATTACGCGCACTTCATCCGGGCGTTCGGTCAGGCGGTCGGCATATCGCCCAAGCAATACGCATTGGGCGAAGGGCGCCGCCCCTCGCCCGGTCCGGCCAAGGGCCCGACGCCCTGA
- a CDS encoding DUF3877 family protein, whose protein sequence is MNFENLMKNLSDVIVEEQLKLGYRRETVRLYYPPASLQRLLGVEGERAHLEEALHGFCAEARGTLGEVTAVMDAQGGRYCLAVPPQGVQYIHENMGEAPFIAELIRLIERADCTLDDVLSLFQSRSQRVHVERTAGSEFDVLVYFEDGVPDSFRYCFTQEGGHVRYHRFTPEDYEELMG, encoded by the coding sequence ATGAACTTTGAAAACCTGATGAAAAATTTGTCCGACGTGATCGTGGAGGAGCAGCTCAAGCTCGGATACCGGCGCGAGACGGTGCGGCTGTACTATCCGCCCGCCTCTTTGCAAAGGCTGCTCGGCGTCGAGGGGGAGAGGGCGCACCTGGAGGAGGCGCTTCACGGCTTCTGCGCGGAGGCGCGCGGGACGTTGGGCGAGGTGACGGCTGTCATGGACGCGCAGGGCGGCCGGTACTGCCTCGCCGTGCCGCCGCAGGGCGTCCAGTATATCCACGAGAACATGGGAGAAGCGCCCTTCATCGCGGAGCTCATCCGCCTGATCGAACGCGCGGACTGTACCCTGGACGACGTGCTCTCGCTGTTTCAAAGCCGCTCGCAGCGCGTGCATGTGGAGCGGACGGCGGGCAGCGAGTTCGACGTCCTCGTTTACTTCGAGGACGGGGTGCCGGACAGCTTCCGTTACTGCTTCACGCAGGAAGGCGGCCATGTGCGCTACCACCGCTTCACGCCGGAGGACTACGAGGAGCTGATGGGCTGA